From Streptomyces sp. NBC_00237, a single genomic window includes:
- a CDS encoding Bax inhibitor-1/YccA family protein, whose amino-acid sequence MRSSNPVFSRRGFSRDNGSAGFNAQQPQAGGPAVGTQGNPYAQGNPYAQDATNPYATNPYAQQDQYGAPVAPPRGSVMTMDDVVTRTAITLGLVVGGAAVAWITNMGLGLAIGAALVAMVLGLIQSFKQKPNPALILAYAGFEGLFLGALSNYVNTFIAPGAAMQAVLGTMAVFVTMLVLYKTRIVRVTARFTRYLMIAAISFMVLTAVNLLFMVFGGGDGLGFRSGGLGIVFGIVGVLLGAFFLALDFKQVEDGIAYGAPREESWMAAFGLTMTLVWIYLEMLRLVSILSGDD is encoded by the coding sequence ATGAGGAGCAGCAACCCGGTCTTCTCGCGACGGGGGTTCAGCCGCGACAACGGCTCGGCGGGCTTCAACGCGCAGCAGCCGCAGGCCGGGGGCCCCGCCGTAGGCACCCAGGGCAACCCGTACGCCCAGGGGAACCCGTACGCCCAGGACGCGACGAACCCGTACGCGACGAACCCGTACGCACAGCAGGACCAGTACGGCGCCCCGGTGGCCCCGCCGCGCGGCAGCGTCATGACGATGGACGACGTCGTCACCCGTACGGCCATCACGCTCGGCCTCGTGGTCGGCGGCGCGGCAGTCGCCTGGATCACGAACATGGGCCTCGGCCTGGCCATCGGCGCGGCGCTCGTCGCGATGGTGCTCGGCCTGATCCAGTCGTTCAAGCAGAAGCCGAACCCGGCGCTGATCCTGGCGTACGCGGGCTTCGAGGGCCTCTTCCTGGGCGCGCTCAGCAACTACGTCAACACGTTCATCGCGCCGGGTGCGGCGATGCAGGCGGTCCTGGGCACGATGGCGGTCTTCGTGACCATGCTCGTGCTCTACAAGACGCGCATCGTGCGCGTCACCGCCCGCTTCACCCGCTACCTGATGATCGCCGCGATCAGCTTCATGGTGCTCACCGCCGTGAACCTGCTGTTCATGGTCTTCGGCGGCGGTGACGGCCTCGGCTTCCGCAGCGGCGGCCTGGGCATCGTCTTCGGCATCGTCGGCGTCCTGCTCGGCGCCTTCTTCCTGGCGCTCGACTTCAAGCAGGTCGAGGACGGCATCGCCTACGGCGCGCCCCGCGAGGAGTCCTGGATGGCGGCCTTCGGCCTCACCATGACCCTGGTGTGGATCTACCTGGAGATGCTGCGTCTCGTCTCGATCCTGAGCGGCGACGACTAG
- a CDS encoding ABC transporter ATP-binding protein: MTTYPYPAAHQTVAVAARATELSKVYGHGETQVVALDRVSVDFRQGEFTAIMGPSGSGKSTLMHCVAGLDSFSSGSVRIGETELGTLKDKQLTQLRRDKIGFIFQAFNLLPTLNALENITLPMDIAGRKPDKAWLDKVIDMVGLSGRLKHRPSELSGGQQQRVAVARALASRPEIMFGDEPTGNLDSRSGAEVLGFLRNSVRELGQTVVMVTHDPVAASYADRVIFLADGRIVDEMLHPTADGVLDRMKDFDTKGRTS; encoded by the coding sequence GTGACCACGTACCCGTACCCCGCCGCCCACCAGACCGTGGCGGTCGCCGCCCGCGCCACCGAGCTGTCCAAGGTCTACGGCCACGGCGAGACGCAGGTCGTCGCGCTGGACCGGGTCTCCGTCGACTTCCGGCAGGGCGAGTTCACGGCGATCATGGGCCCCTCGGGCTCCGGCAAGTCGACCCTGATGCACTGCGTGGCCGGTCTGGACTCCTTCTCCTCCGGTTCGGTGCGCATCGGCGAGACCGAACTCGGCACGCTGAAGGACAAGCAGCTGACCCAGCTGCGCCGGGACAAGATCGGTTTCATCTTCCAGGCGTTCAACCTGCTGCCGACGCTGAACGCCCTGGAGAACATCACGCTCCCCATGGACATCGCGGGCCGCAAGCCCGACAAGGCGTGGCTCGACAAGGTCATCGACATGGTCGGTCTGTCGGGCCGCCTCAAGCACCGCCCGTCCGAGCTGTCCGGCGGCCAGCAGCAGCGCGTGGCCGTGGCGCGTGCGCTGGCCAGCCGCCCGGAGATCATGTTCGGCGACGAGCCGACCGGAAACCTGGACTCCCGCTCCGGCGCCGAGGTGCTGGGCTTCCTGCGCAACTCGGTGCGCGAGCTGGGCCAGACCGTCGTCATGGTGACGCACGACCCGGTCGCCGCCTCCTACGCGGACCGCGTGATCTTCCTGGCCGACGGCCGGATCGTCGACGAGATGCTGCACCCCACCGCCGACGGCGTCCTGGACCGGATGAAGGACTTCGACACCAAGGGCCGTACGAGCTGA